Proteins from a genomic interval of Posidoniimonas polymericola:
- the mscL gene encoding large-conductance mechanosensitive channel protein MscL encodes MGLIAEFKKFALRGNVVDLAVGIVIGAAFKDIVTALVDKIIMPVIGAITGGINFGDRAFKLPVPGLDAADQPEIGYGALLQASINFLIIAFALFLVIKAINKVEEQFADPGQPDPAPPPEDIKLLREIRDALVKNEG; translated from the coding sequence ATGGGCCTGATTGCCGAGTTCAAAAAGTTCGCCCTCCGCGGCAACGTGGTCGACCTGGCGGTCGGCATCGTGATCGGCGCCGCGTTCAAGGACATCGTCACGGCGTTGGTCGACAAGATCATCATGCCCGTGATTGGCGCCATCACGGGCGGCATTAACTTTGGCGACAGAGCGTTTAAGCTGCCGGTGCCGGGCCTCGACGCCGCCGACCAACCCGAGATCGGCTACGGCGCCCTCCTGCAGGCGTCGATCAACTTCTTGATCATTGCCTTTGCGCTGTTCCTGGTTATTAAGGCGATCAACAAGGTCGAGGAGCAGTTCGCCGACCCGGGCCAGCCCGACCCCGCGCCGCCGCCCGAGGACATCAAGCTGCTCCGCGAGATCCGCGACGCGTTGGTGAAGAACGAGGGCTGA
- the purN gene encoding phosphoribosylglycinamide formyltransferase has protein sequence MPDASKMKIAVLISGSGRTLKNFIDLAREGSLPVEIKLVVASSGQATGQQFADDAGIAREVIERKGFDSHEAYGEAIFAACRHAGVDLVVMAGFLKFAPVPPDFEGRVVNIHPSLIPSFCGHGMYGDRVHQAVLNYGAKVTGVTVHFVDNEYDNGPIIWQQPVPVFDDDDAHTLAARVFEAEKEAYPHVLKLLANGRVHVEGRKVTIGGRG, from the coding sequence ATGCCTGACGCGTCCAAGATGAAAATCGCCGTCCTGATCTCTGGCTCGGGCCGGACGCTGAAGAACTTTATCGACCTCGCGCGGGAGGGCTCGCTGCCGGTCGAGATCAAGTTGGTCGTCGCCAGCAGCGGCCAAGCGACCGGCCAGCAGTTCGCCGACGACGCCGGCATCGCCCGCGAGGTGATCGAGCGGAAGGGCTTCGACTCGCACGAGGCCTACGGCGAGGCGATCTTCGCCGCCTGCCGCCACGCCGGGGTCGACCTGGTCGTGATGGCCGGCTTCCTGAAGTTCGCCCCGGTGCCGCCCGACTTCGAGGGCCGCGTGGTGAACATCCACCCGTCGCTGATCCCGTCGTTCTGCGGGCACGGCATGTACGGCGACCGCGTGCACCAGGCAGTGCTGAACTACGGCGCCAAGGTGACCGGCGTCACGGTGCACTTTGTCGACAACGAGTACGACAACGGCCCGATCATCTGGCAGCAGCCGGTGCCGGTCTTCGACGACGACGACGCCCACACCCTCGCCGCCCGCGTGTTCGAGGCCGAGAAGGAAGCCTACCCGCACGTGCTGAAGCTGCTGGCCAACGGCCGCGTGCACGTTGAGGGGCGGAAGGTCACGATCGGCGGCCGCGGATAA
- a CDS encoding arsinothricin resistance N-acetyltransferase ArsN1 family B, which yields MVPTKIRDATPADFDAIAAVYNHYIANTVVTFELEPVTPEEIGRRIETVTRDNPWLVLETGEGVVGYAYASRWHARAAYRHTLETSVYLSPAACGNGHGRRLYDELLRRLEGRGVHVLMAGIALPNAASVTLHERLGFVKAAHYTEVGYKFDRWIDVGYWQKTLTNPIEHA from the coding sequence ATGGTTCCGACAAAAATCCGCGACGCCACGCCGGCCGACTTCGACGCCATTGCCGCAGTCTACAACCACTACATCGCCAACACGGTGGTTACCTTCGAGCTCGAACCGGTCACGCCCGAGGAAATCGGACGCCGCATCGAAACCGTGACGCGGGATAACCCCTGGCTGGTGCTGGAAACGGGCGAAGGGGTGGTAGGATACGCCTACGCGAGCCGCTGGCACGCCCGGGCCGCCTACCGGCATACCCTGGAGACCAGCGTCTACCTTTCGCCAGCCGCATGCGGCAACGGGCACGGCAGGCGACTGTATGATGAGTTGCTACGGCGACTCGAGGGCCGCGGCGTGCACGTGCTGATGGCCGGGATCGCCCTGCCCAACGCGGCGAGCGTGACGCTGCACGAGCGGCTCGGCTTCGTCAAGGCGGCCCACTACACGGAGGTAGGCTACAAGTTCGATCGCTGGATCGATGTCGGCTACTGGCAGAAGACTCTCACCAACCCAATCGAACATGCCTGA